The Methanofollis sp. UBA420 genome contains a region encoding:
- a CDS encoding prefoldin subunit beta: MSSNISPRVQQQLAMLQQIQQQLQTIVGQKAQYEMAVKETNRAAEELKEVADDAPVYVNVGTVMMQKGKEKVLAELQEKAETLGLRIASLEKQEKVMQTKFEQLQSQVKQALGGAPSQAS, from the coding sequence ATGAGTAGTAACATTTCACCCAGGGTTCAGCAGCAGCTTGCGATGCTGCAGCAGATCCAGCAGCAGCTCCAGACGATCGTCGGGCAGAAGGCCCAGTACGAGATGGCGGTGAAGGAGACGAACCGCGCGGCGGAGGAGCTGAAGGAGGTCGCCGACGATGCGCCGGTGTACGTGAATGTCGGGACCGTGATGATGCAGAAGGGGAAGGAGAAGGTGCTCGCCGAATTGCAGGAGAAGGCCGAGACCCTCGGGCTGCGGATTGCGTCCCTTGAAAAGCAGGAAAAAGTGATGCAGACGAAGTTCGAGCAGCTCCAGTCCCAGGTCAAGCAGGCCCTCGGCGGCGCGCCGTCCCAGGCCTCGTAA
- a CDS encoding radical SAM protein — MVESTMAASLSSYIKEGMKESSRIFYSEASKLNTSFLSRIPCHPTTLVFNITDNCNSRCITCRQWRHASVGEMDAGEAGEVLAQARAIGIRNIEFAGGEPLLRKDLPAIVKIADDLGFADLSITTNGLLLTEERAVSLIENGLDGFSISIDGTAAVHDTVRGVKGGFERSTGALRTLIGLRDSRYPGLAITIGTTVMKPTFPEIPKMVDLARELGITCGFNLLNTSLYFFRDVDTAELWIPADERDRLDDLVAELHRIKSTHPGLISKSYSSLEYMKDYFQNPRREDIPCHLGYEKVYVGPHGEVYSGCWALPPMGTVRETPLPEIVSSEAYRQRLKEMFLKQCPGCSCNYSTNLLYHLPSLCHELKWRVKGRLARIN, encoded by the coding sequence ATGGTTGAGTCAACCATGGCCGCATCACTATCCTCATATATTAAGGAGGGAATGAAGGAGTCCTCCAGGATCTTCTACTCAGAAGCCTCGAAATTGAATACGTCGTTTCTTTCCAGGATACCCTGCCACCCGACGACCCTCGTCTTCAATATCACAGACAACTGCAACAGCCGGTGCATCACCTGCCGGCAGTGGCGGCACGCCTCTGTCGGGGAAATGGACGCGGGGGAGGCAGGCGAGGTTCTCGCCCAGGCGAGGGCCATCGGGATCCGGAATATCGAGTTCGCCGGGGGCGAACCCCTGCTGCGAAAAGACCTGCCCGCGATCGTAAAAATCGCGGATGACCTCGGCTTTGCCGACCTCTCCATCACCACGAACGGGCTCCTGCTCACCGAAGAGAGGGCGGTCTCTCTCATCGAGAACGGCCTCGACGGCTTTTCCATCTCCATCGACGGCACGGCCGCGGTCCACGACACAGTCAGGGGGGTGAAAGGTGGATTTGAACGGAGTACCGGCGCCCTCAGGACCCTGATCGGGCTTCGTGACTCCCGGTACCCCGGCCTTGCCATTACCATCGGGACAACCGTGATGAAGCCCACCTTCCCGGAGATCCCGAAGATGGTCGACCTGGCCAGAGAACTCGGCATCACCTGCGGCTTCAACCTCCTCAATACATCGCTCTATTTCTTCAGGGACGTCGACACAGCGGAACTCTGGATACCGGCGGACGAAAGGGACAGGCTCGACGATCTGGTCGCTGAGCTTCACCGGATCAAGTCCACGCACCCCGGCCTGATCAGCAAGAGCTACTCCTCTCTCGAATATATGAAGGACTATTTCCAGAACCCCAGGAGGGAGGACATCCCCTGCCACCTCGGGTACGAGAAGGTGTACGTCGGCCCGCACGGCGAGGTCTACTCGGGGTGCTGGGCCCTGCCCCCGATGGGCACGGTCAGGGAGACGCCCCTCCCCGAGATCGTCTCCTCGGAGGCGTACAGGCAGAGGCTCAAGGAGATGTTCCTGAAACAGTGCCCTGGCTGCAGCTGCAACTACTCGACAAACCTCCTGTACCACCTCCCCTCCCTCTGCCATGAACTGAAGTGGCGGGTGAAGGGGCGGCTGGCACGGATAAACTGA
- a CDS encoding 50S ribosomal protein L37ae — MARRNQKAKGKVTGSSGRFGCRYGRFIRKRVVEVERVEKAAHTCPRCDHESVHRVGTGIWECRKCGFKFAGGAYAPQTPSLRVALRTIERAIETQE; from the coding sequence ATGGCGAGGCGTAACCAGAAAGCAAAAGGAAAGGTCACCGGAAGTTCCGGGCGGTTCGGATGCAGGTACGGCAGGTTCATCCGCAAGCGTGTGGTCGAGGTCGAGAGGGTCGAGAAGGCCGCCCACACCTGCCCCCGCTGTGACCACGAGTCTGTCCACCGTGTCGGCACCGGGATCTGGGAATGCCGCAAGTGCGGGTTCAAGTTTGCAGGCGGTGCGTACGCTCCGCAGACGCCGTCCCTCCGCGTAGCCCTGCGGACGATCGAGCGTGCAATCGAGACCCAGGAGTAA
- a CDS encoding KEOPS complex subunit Pcc1 gives MHEAVFTFHTPAAPLLYRALAPEAGEVAGSRSHEEVALAGPDSLVLMVRAADVHALRAALNMWLRLVNVADEIQEMIRHE, from the coding sequence ATGCATGAGGCGGTCTTTACGTTCCACACGCCGGCTGCGCCCCTGCTGTACCGCGCCCTCGCCCCGGAGGCCGGGGAGGTGGCCGGTTCCCGCTCCCACGAGGAGGTCGCCCTCGCCGGCCCCGACAGCCTTGTCCTCATGGTGCGGGCGGCGGACGTGCACGCCCTGCGGGCGGCGCTGAACATGTGGCTTCGGCTGGTCAATGTGGCTGACGAAATCCAGGAGATGATCAGGCATGAGTAG
- a CDS encoding asparagine synthase-related protein, with product MAGHVCLNNPFFPWEFSENGESRCWYKGTVFAGGVLLDGRETAALLLSAPWDDLNAVGALLESLNGEYAFVVETPDIIAAAVDRLRSIPLFFAGRGEEMVIADDPHFLVERVSSPLNEESAAEFLATGFVTGPWTLYRGIRQLQAGECLISPRRSGAARTVSYAQFRHGDYFAGSDLVGDLTRGLDNVLLRVFRRLLASCEGKRIVVPLSGGLDSRIIVAMLRRLGAEDVTCFTYGVKENREVRISREVARALGYDWHCVEYTKEKVQACYGGDALTEYLRYGGNLSSLPHTQDYLAVCEMKDEGAVPPDAVFVPGHSGDMLAGSHIPREYGRPQAYTLQKFLADNLAAHYLLWAWDDPPLRALYAERSLTSAGCPDVHDAESCADAIEYFDFKERQAKYIINSVRVYEYFGYGWRVPLWDRELMTFFQRVPLSLRLGQALYKEYTACSLFTGDLAALGGIECTTRISSVMPGPSVATRIRAMHQRLFDVRWGRYFAFPHLSRFSLLRMRDAGGLDGLPRRVVVNIANARRPYVSLLGYQALRYLSLQASEEAQFLQAGHAHLVDGVRAVDEKRPEVVPVEEGQGDRA from the coding sequence ATGGCCGGACATGTCTGCCTGAACAACCCCTTCTTCCCCTGGGAATTCTCCGAAAACGGAGAGAGTCGCTGCTGGTACAAGGGGACCGTCTTTGCCGGCGGTGTCCTCCTTGACGGCAGGGAGACCGCCGCCCTCCTCCTCTCCGCCCCCTGGGACGACCTGAACGCCGTCGGGGCCCTCCTTGAGTCCTTGAACGGCGAGTACGCCTTTGTCGTCGAGACACCCGATATCATCGCCGCCGCCGTCGACCGCCTGCGGAGCATCCCCCTCTTCTTTGCCGGCAGGGGAGAGGAGATGGTCATCGCCGACGACCCCCACTTCCTTGTGGAACGCGTCTCCTCGCCTCTGAACGAGGAGTCCGCAGCCGAGTTCCTTGCCACCGGCTTTGTCACCGGCCCCTGGACCCTGTACCGGGGGATCAGGCAACTCCAGGCCGGTGAGTGCCTCATCTCCCCGCGGCGTTCAGGCGCCGCCCGAACCGTCAGTTATGCACAGTTCAGGCACGGCGACTATTTTGCCGGTAGCGACCTCGTCGGCGACCTCACCCGGGGCCTCGACAACGTTCTCCTCCGGGTCTTTCGTCGCCTCCTCGCCTCGTGCGAAGGGAAGCGGATCGTCGTCCCCCTGAGCGGCGGCCTCGACTCCCGGATCATCGTCGCCATGCTCAGGCGCCTGGGTGCAGAGGACGTGACCTGCTTCACCTATGGCGTGAAGGAGAACCGCGAGGTCCGGATCAGCCGTGAGGTCGCCCGGGCCCTCGGCTATGACTGGCACTGCGTGGAGTACACGAAGGAGAAGGTGCAGGCCTGCTATGGGGGGGATGCCCTTACAGAGTACCTCCGCTATGGCGGCAACCTCTCCTCCCTCCCCCACACCCAGGACTATCTGGCCGTCTGCGAGATGAAGGATGAGGGTGCGGTGCCGCCCGATGCTGTCTTTGTGCCCGGACACAGCGGGGACATGCTGGCTGGCAGCCACATCCCACGGGAGTACGGCCGGCCGCAGGCATACACCCTCCAAAAATTCCTTGCCGACAACCTGGCGGCGCACTACTTGCTCTGGGCCTGGGACGACCCCCCCTTGCGTGCCCTCTACGCGGAGCGGTCCCTGACGAGTGCCGGGTGTCCCGATGTCCATGACGCCGAGTCCTGCGCCGACGCCATCGAGTACTTCGACTTCAAGGAGAGACAGGCGAAGTACATCATCAACTCGGTCAGGGTGTACGAGTACTTCGGGTACGGCTGGCGCGTGCCCCTCTGGGACCGCGAGCTGATGACATTCTTCCAGCGCGTGCCCCTCTCCCTCAGGCTCGGTCAGGCGCTGTACAAGGAATACACGGCCTGCTCCCTCTTCACCGGCGACCTCGCCGCGCTCGGCGGGATCGAGTGCACGACCCGTATCAGCAGCGTCATGCCCGGCCCCTCCGTCGCCACACGGATCCGTGCCATGCACCAGCGCCTCTTCGACGTCAGGTGGGGGAGGTACTTCGCCTTCCCCCATCTCTCCAGGTTCTCTCTCCTGAGGATGCGGGATGCCGGGGGACTTGACGGCCTGCCGCGCCGGGTGGTCGTGAACATTGCGAATGCCCGGCGCCCCTATGTCTCTCTCCTCGGCTACCAGGCCCTCAGGTACCTCTCTTTGCAGGCATCAGAGGAGGCCCAGTTTCTTCAGGCAGGCCACGCCCACCTCGTAGACGGTGTCCGCGCCGTCGACGAGAAAAGGCCGGAGGTCGTGCCTGTCGAAGAAGGCCAGGGAGACCGGGCCTGA
- a CDS encoding 2-isopropylmalate synthase — protein MVFFTPGNARKNITLFDTTLRDGEQTPGVSFTVDQKVEIARQLAATGIGTIEAGFPASSAEEREAVQAVARAVDSARICGLARMRRDDVDACTACGVGMVHLFVPTSDIQREYTIKKSRQEVLDATAEVVAYAREQVPHVLFSAMDATRTDRDYLAEVCLAAVDAGATTVNIPDTVGVMTPTAMKELIAWAVKEVKAPIDVHCHNDFGLAVANTLAAVEAGAAQVQVTVNGMGERAGNADLAQTAMALEAIYGIETGVVSNRLLETSRLVSRYAGISIPPGQPVVGENAFAHESGIHAHGIIEHPDTFEPGIMTPEMVGHRRRLKLGKHAGRHAVRQMLADVHMQPDDAALDQILAKMKAIASRGRRITDADLYAIAEEVMGMAGVTPAVGLRDIAVFTGTHSMPTASVSLIVDGAERVGCSTGNGPVDAAMKAILRCLDEPVHLKEFAVESISGGTDAIGHVTIAVEDRAGHIFDASASSDDIVIASVDAMINAINLLQRVQGAKTGE, from the coding sequence ATCGTTTTCTTTACCCCTGGGAATGCACGTAAGAACATCACTCTTTTCGACACCACGCTGAGGGACGGCGAACAAACGCCGGGCGTATCCTTTACCGTTGACCAGAAGGTAGAGATTGCACGCCAGCTCGCCGCAACAGGCATCGGCACCATCGAGGCCGGTTTCCCTGCCTCCTCCGCGGAGGAGAGGGAGGCCGTGCAGGCGGTCGCCAGGGCCGTCGACTCTGCCCGGATCTGCGGCCTCGCCCGGATGCGCAGGGACGACGTGGACGCCTGCACCGCGTGCGGCGTCGGCATGGTCCATCTCTTCGTCCCGACCTCCGACATCCAGCGGGAGTACACGATCAAAAAGAGCAGGCAGGAGGTGCTCGACGCCACCGCCGAGGTCGTCGCCTATGCCAGGGAGCAGGTGCCGCACGTCCTCTTCTCCGCGATGGACGCCACCAGGACCGACAGGGACTACCTGGCCGAGGTCTGTCTGGCGGCCGTGGACGCGGGGGCGACGACCGTGAACATCCCGGACACCGTCGGCGTCATGACGCCGACCGCGATGAAGGAGTTGATCGCCTGGGCCGTGAAGGAGGTGAAGGCGCCGATCGACGTCCACTGCCACAACGACTTCGGGCTCGCGGTCGCAAACACCCTGGCCGCGGTCGAGGCCGGGGCCGCGCAGGTCCAGGTCACCGTCAACGGCATGGGCGAGCGGGCCGGCAACGCCGACCTCGCCCAGACCGCGATGGCCCTGGAGGCGATCTACGGCATCGAGACAGGCGTCGTCTCCAACCGTCTCCTGGAGACCTCGCGCCTCGTCTCACGGTACGCCGGGATCAGCATCCCGCCGGGCCAGCCCGTCGTCGGCGAGAACGCCTTCGCCCACGAGAGCGGCATCCATGCCCACGGCATCATCGAGCACCCGGACACCTTCGAGCCAGGCATCATGACCCCGGAGATGGTCGGCCACCGGCGGCGCCTGAAGCTCGGCAAACATGCGGGCAGGCACGCCGTCCGCCAGATGCTCGCCGACGTCCACATGCAGCCTGACGACGCCGCGCTCGACCAGATCCTGGCGAAGATGAAGGCGATCGCCAGCCGCGGCCGCCGGATCACCGACGCCGACCTGTACGCGATCGCCGAGGAGGTGATGGGCATGGCAGGCGTCACCCCCGCGGTCGGGCTGCGGGACATCGCCGTCTTCACCGGCACACACTCGATGCCGACCGCCTCTGTCAGCCTCATCGTCGACGGGGCCGAGAGGGTCGGGTGCAGCACAGGCAACGGCCCGGTGGACGCCGCCATGAAGGCGATCCTCCGCTGCCTGGACGAACCCGTCCACCTGAAGGAGTTCGCGGTCGAGTCGATCAGCGGCGGCACAGACGCCATCGGCCATGTCACGATCGCCGTCGAGGATCGGGCAGGCCACATCTTCGACGCCTCCGCGTCCTCCGACGACATCGTCATCGCCTCCGTCGACGCGATGATCAACGCGATCAACCTGCTGCAGAGGGTGCAGGGCGCGAAAACCGGGGAGTGA
- a CDS encoding ribosome assembly factor SBDS encodes MIPLDRAIVARLESHGERFEIGVDPDLAMKVKKGEDVPIEDLVAADFVFENFAHGERASDESLVKAFGTTDFEPIARKILTKGEIHLTSEQRRQLIEDKRRQVITYIARNAVNPQTKLPHPPQRIEMAMEEARVSIDPFKHLDELVKETMKALRPLIPIRFEELRVAVRIPADHAPRAYGEMQTATTVEREEWQNDGSWVCVCRIPAGTQSEFYSLVNRLSKGDGQVKVLEQLY; translated from the coding sequence ATGATCCCACTGGACCGGGCGATTGTGGCACGGCTTGAGAGTCACGGCGAGCGGTTCGAGATCGGGGTCGACCCCGACCTTGCGATGAAGGTCAAAAAGGGCGAGGACGTCCCGATCGAGGACCTTGTCGCTGCCGATTTCGTCTTTGAGAACTTCGCGCATGGGGAACGCGCCTCTGACGAGTCCCTGGTGAAGGCCTTCGGGACGACGGACTTCGAGCCGATCGCACGAAAGATCCTTACCAAGGGCGAGATCCATCTCACCTCAGAGCAGCGCCGGCAGCTGATCGAGGATAAGCGCCGGCAGGTCATCACGTACATCGCACGCAACGCTGTCAACCCGCAGACCAAACTCCCGCACCCGCCCCAGAGGATCGAGATGGCGATGGAGGAGGCGAGGGTGAGCATCGACCCCTTCAAGCACCTGGACGAACTGGTGAAGGAGACGATGAAGGCCCTCCGCCCTCTCATCCCGATCCGCTTCGAGGAACTCCGCGTCGCGGTGCGGATCCCGGCCGACCACGCGCCCCGCGCCTATGGCGAGATGCAGACGGCGACGACGGTCGAGAGAGAGGAGTGGCAGAATGACGGGTCATGGGTCTGCGTATGCAGGATCCCTGCCGGTACCCAGAGTGAATTCTACTCTCTGGTCAACCGTCTCTCCAAGGGAGACGGGCAGGTCAAGGTGCTTGAACAACTATATTAA
- a CDS encoding nucleotidyltransferase domain-containing protein produces MPGGSSARGEAGAQSDIDILVRFARTKSLLQMQRRSGGTGIPTSGYKCGPPSTISCHALTRGVDLATISVLPGSWGKKYISGLHG; encoded by the coding sequence ATGCCGGGTGGATCCTCTGCACGGGGAGAGGCCGGTGCACAGAGTGACATCGACATCCTGGTCAGGTTTGCCCGCACAAAAAGCCTTCTCCAGATGCAGAGGAGATCGGGTGGAACAGGCATCCCGACTTCAGGCTACAAATGCGGCCCCCCGAGTACTATCTCCTGTCATGCCCTCACCCGCGGCGTGGACCTGGCAACCATCAGTGTCCTCCCGGGTTCATGGGGGAAGAAATATATTTCGGGACTGCATGGTTGA
- the psmA gene encoding archaeal proteasome endopeptidase complex subunit alpha, whose product MQPQYQMGYDRAITVFSPDGRLYQVEYAREAVKRGTTAVGIKCKEGVILLVDKRVSSRLLESSSIEKIYLIDDHIGVASSGLVGDARLLVERARVEAQINRVTYDESIDVETLAKKICDHMQVYTQFGGARPYGTALLIAGVFEGEVRLFETDPSGTLLEYKATGIGIGRPAAMKIFEEEYNPEMTIPDAIRLGLKALHAATEGKFDVQTVEIGVIEVANPFFHKMEAAEVKSFVDQMDFESVAEPSGE is encoded by the coding sequence ATGCAACCACAATATCAGATGGGATATGACCGGGCGATCACGGTCTTCAGCCCGGACGGCCGTCTCTACCAGGTAGAGTACGCACGCGAGGCAGTGAAGCGGGGGACCACTGCAGTCGGGATCAAGTGCAAGGAAGGTGTGATCCTTCTTGTCGACAAGCGGGTATCGTCCCGCCTCCTTGAATCCTCGTCGATCGAGAAGATCTACCTGATCGACGATCACATCGGTGTCGCATCCTCGGGCCTTGTCGGCGACGCCCGCCTCCTTGTGGAAAGGGCGCGGGTCGAGGCCCAGATCAACAGGGTGACCTACGACGAGTCGATCGATGTCGAGACCCTGGCAAAGAAGATCTGCGACCACATGCAGGTGTACACCCAGTTCGGCGGCGCCCGCCCGTACGGCACGGCCCTGCTGATCGCAGGCGTCTTCGAGGGCGAGGTCCGTCTCTTCGAGACCGACCCGTCGGGCACGCTCCTCGAGTACAAGGCGACAGGCATCGGCATCGGCAGGCCTGCGGCCATGAAGATCTTCGAGGAGGAGTACAACCCCGAGATGACGATCCCCGACGCGATCCGTCTCGGCCTCAAGGCCCTCCATGCGGCGACCGAAGGGAAGTTCGATGTCCAGACCGTCGAAATCGGTGTCATAGAGGTCGCAAACCCGTTCTTCCACAAGATGGAAGCCGCGGAAGTGAAGTCCTTTGTCGACCAGATGGACTTCGAGAGTGTCGCGGAACCTTCAGGGGAGTGA
- a CDS encoding SLATT domain-containing protein, producing the protein MYAPPLPLVVRVGVAGEGDPAPVLAYLDRILASTPHTYVAVTTSATVPGIADLQTVGSAAEVAEACEILVAFTEDAASSARAAGRTFFFVTPTGAVTAEHHADRILETLRFFDTYNGESVDPARVRVKVAGHESAYRAALLGAGLDPALLDEVAGFLLPYYARTRILADHYGSRHRLAGSAVYALSSAAIAIVAVQALLLPAWPALVWLEVAAIACVLLLLIAARILDWHRRWLDYRFLAERIRSAIFLCFVCITCELPDRPPLTLSPHADDWLSRAFESLVESRPQEYCSLAMPFEPLKAFLLEAWLARQIDWYAEKAQKNRRRHEDLLYAGEIFFIATLIAAAAHASGVGHPYTTTLTIVLPAVAAGLAAVRIQQEYRSTAERASRMLRHLSALSLRIRRAEDMPALCALLAEANEMMLREQQEWRVSFRFRELEGV; encoded by the coding sequence ATGTACGCCCCTCCCCTCCCCCTGGTGGTCCGCGTCGGGGTGGCAGGGGAGGGCGACCCCGCGCCTGTGCTCGCGTACCTGGACCGCATCCTTGCCAGCACACCTCACACCTATGTGGCCGTGACCACCAGTGCAACTGTTCCCGGCATCGCCGACCTCCAGACCGTCGGCTCGGCCGCGGAGGTGGCCGAGGCCTGCGAGATCCTCGTCGCTTTTACCGAAGATGCCGCCTCGTCGGCCCGCGCCGCGGGCAGGACATTCTTTTTCGTTACCCCGACGGGTGCGGTCACCGCGGAGCACCATGCCGACCGCATCCTCGAGACCCTCCGCTTCTTTGACACCTACAATGGCGAGAGTGTGGACCCGGCGCGGGTCAGGGTAAAGGTGGCCGGCCACGAGAGTGCTTACAGGGCGGCCCTGCTCGGTGCGGGCCTGGACCCGGCCCTCCTTGACGAGGTGGCAGGGTTCCTCCTCCCGTACTATGCCCGCACCCGCATCCTCGCCGATCACTATGGCAGCCGCCATCGGCTGGCTGGCAGTGCAGTGTACGCCCTCTCCTCTGCCGCGATCGCCATCGTCGCGGTTCAGGCCCTCCTCCTCCCTGCCTGGCCGGCCCTGGTCTGGCTGGAGGTGGCGGCGATCGCCTGCGTCCTCCTCCTCCTCATCGCGGCGCGGATCCTGGACTGGCACCGCAGGTGGCTCGACTACCGCTTCCTTGCAGAGAGGATCCGGTCGGCGATCTTCCTCTGTTTTGTCTGCATCACCTGCGAGCTCCCCGACCGCCCGCCCCTCACTCTCTCTCCCCATGCCGACGACTGGCTCTCCCGGGCCTTCGAGAGTCTGGTCGAGTCGAGGCCGCAGGAGTACTGCTCCCTCGCGATGCCTTTCGAGCCCCTGAAGGCCTTTCTCCTGGAGGCCTGGCTCGCCCGGCAGATCGACTGGTACGCGGAGAAGGCGCAGAAAAACCGGCGGCGGCACGAGGACCTCCTCTATGCCGGGGAGATCTTCTTCATCGCCACCCTGATCGCGGCCGCGGCCCATGCCTCGGGCGTCGGCCACCCCTACACCACCACCCTGACCATCGTCCTCCCTGCGGTGGCGGCCGGCCTAGCGGCTGTGCGGATCCAGCAGGAGTATCGCTCGACGGCCGAGAGGGCTTCCCGCATGCTCCGCCATCTCTCAGCCCTCTCCCTGCGGATCAGGCGGGCCGAGGACATGCCGGCCCTCTGCGCACTCCTTGCCGAGGCGAACGAGATGATGCTGCGCGAGCAGCAGGAGTGGCGGGTCTCCTTCCGGTTCAGGGAACTGGAAGGAGTGTAA
- a CDS encoding DNA-directed RNA polymerase subunit P, which produces MASSYKCARCKQKVEIDQNVRCPYCGHRILFKERGAATKDLKAR; this is translated from the coding sequence GTGGCCAGCTCGTACAAGTGTGCGCGGTGTAAGCAGAAGGTCGAGATCGACCAGAATGTCAGGTGCCCCTACTGCGGACACCGTATCCTGTTCAAGGAGAGAGGCGCCGCGACCAAAGACCTGAAGGCTCGATGA
- a CDS encoding HEAT repeat domain-containing protein: MEHEYTVDRAREGLNLALSGADEARIRSMAAILIGKTGDDVAALVLALGDADKGVRARAMEGLVAQRAVLPLIHALQDPAWRVRYRAAEGLGRIGDRRAVQALVRALRDGKDHVRYMAAKALGLIADPAAREALLPLLADVNPPARKAAAFALGRVGGADEALETALVAEPSGAVRRAIRDALGRP; encoded by the coding sequence ATGGAGCATGAGTACACGGTCGACCGTGCGCGGGAAGGACTCAATCTCGCCCTCTCCGGGGCCGACGAGGCCCGCATCAGGAGCATGGCGGCGATCCTGATTGGGAAGACAGGGGATGATGTGGCTGCGCTCGTTCTGGCCCTCGGCGACGCCGACAAGGGGGTGCGTGCCAGGGCGATGGAGGGCCTGGTGGCCCAGCGTGCCGTCCTCCCCCTTATCCACGCGCTGCAGGACCCTGCGTGGCGGGTCAGGTACCGCGCCGCGGAGGGGCTTGGCCGCATCGGCGACCGCCGTGCCGTCCAGGCTCTGGTGCGGGCCCTCCGCGACGGGAAGGACCATGTGCGCTATATGGCGGCAAAGGCCCTCGGCCTGATCGCGGACCCGGCGGCGCGGGAGGCCCTCCTCCCCCTCCTCGCCGACGTGAACCCCCCTGCCAGGAAGGCGGCGGCCTTTGCCCTGGGGCGTGTGGGGGGCGCGGACGAGGCCCTGGAGACGGCCCTCGTCGCCGAACCCTCGGGTGCGGTGCGCCGAGCGATCAGGGACGCCCTCGGGCGGCCGTGA
- a CDS encoding mannose-1-phosphate guanylyltransferase/mannose-6-phosphate isomerase, with translation MRRKRGTQIVTLIPLLLPWVPDVSMQTLILAGGSGTRLFPLSRTCYPKQFIPLFENESLFQKAVKRALLFSQPEEISVITNEAHRFLVADQLAAVGADCPVLVEPSGKNTLPAIVYGMTEVLKEGEDATVAVLPSDQLILPGEEYRKAFRAAEALAQDHLVTFGIAPTSPHTGYGYIRPGQALAGGYAVDAFVEKPDLETAKTYVRDGYLWNSGMFVFPAALFMDECRRLAPAVAEAFTRSPAEAYACTPKISVDFGVMEKTDRAAVVPLAAAWSDVGSFDALYQVSNKDGQGNAVKGEYLGIHSGNNLIISDRLVATIGLSDLAIVDTADALLVCPKAESQHVGEITTLLKERGDGRCDLHTTVHRPWGRYTVLLQGDSFQIKRITVLPGRRISAQLHHHRSEHWVVVRGMAEVSNDGRTFFVRPGESTFVPAGVKHRLGNPGLIPLEVIEVQNGDFISEDDIVRFDDDFKRE, from the coding sequence ATGCGCCGGAAGAGAGGCACGCAGATCGTAACCCTCATCCCCCTCCTCCTCCCATGGGTACCCGACGTGTCCATGCAGACCCTCATCCTTGCAGGTGGTTCAGGCACCAGGCTCTTTCCCCTGAGCCGGACCTGCTACCCGAAACAGTTCATCCCCCTCTTCGAGAACGAGTCGCTCTTCCAGAAGGCGGTGAAGCGGGCCCTCCTCTTCTCCCAGCCCGAGGAGATCTCTGTCATTACCAATGAGGCCCACCGCTTCCTGGTGGCGGACCAGCTCGCGGCCGTCGGCGCAGACTGCCCTGTCCTTGTCGAGCCCAGCGGGAAGAACACCCTGCCCGCGATCGTCTACGGCATGACCGAGGTCCTGAAGGAGGGGGAGGACGCGACCGTGGCAGTCCTCCCCTCGGACCAGCTGATCCTCCCTGGCGAGGAGTACAGGAAGGCTTTCCGTGCAGCCGAGGCGCTCGCACAGGACCATCTCGTCACCTTCGGGATCGCCCCGACCTCGCCTCACACAGGCTATGGCTATATCCGCCCTGGCCAGGCCCTCGCCGGCGGCTATGCCGTCGATGCCTTCGTCGAAAAGCCCGACCTGGAGACGGCGAAGACATATGTGCGGGACGGGTATCTCTGGAACTCAGGGATGTTCGTCTTCCCTGCAGCCCTCTTCATGGACGAGTGCAGGCGCCTGGCGCCGGCTGTGGCAGAGGCCTTCACCCGCTCCCCGGCGGAGGCCTATGCCTGCACCCCGAAGATCTCGGTCGATTTCGGGGTCATGGAAAAGACCGACCGCGCGGCGGTCGTGCCCCTGGCCGCTGCCTGGAGCGATGTCGGGAGCTTCGACGCCCTGTACCAGGTGAGCAACAAGGACGGGCAGGGCAACGCGGTGAAGGGCGAGTACCTGGGCATCCACAGCGGGAACAACCTGATCATCTCCGACCGCCTGGTGGCAACGATCGGCCTCTCCGACCTTGCGATCGTCGACACGGCCGACGCCCTGCTGGTCTGCCCGAAGGCCGAGTCCCAGCATGTCGGCGAGATCACGACTCTCCTGAAGGAGAGGGGCGACGGCCGCTGCGACCTCCACACCACCGTCCACCGCCCCTGGGGCCGGTACACCGTCCTCCTCCAGGGCGACTCCTTCCAGATCAAGAGGATCACCGTCCTGCCGGGCCGCCGCATCTCGGCCCAGCTCCACCACCACAGGAGCGAGCACTGGGTCGTCGTCCGCGGCATGGCCGAGGTCTCCAATGACGGCCGCACATTCTTCGTCCGCCCCGGCGAGAGCACATTCGTCCCGGCCGGGGTGAAGCACCGCCTGGGAAACCCGGGGCTGATCCCCCTGGAGGTGATCGAGGTACAGAACGGCGACTTCATCTCCGAGGACGATATCGTCCGCTTCGACGACGACTTCAAAAGGGAGTGA